A window of Motilibacter aurantiacus contains these coding sequences:
- a CDS encoding SRPBCC family protein gives MTDAPLRSFDLERTYPAPPERVWGAFTRADLLQRWACPDPEWRVASCEVDARLGGGYRLRFGPRPAGDAYSETATFAVFEPVERLVLDIVTSGDDMDERSRCTVLLLPVAGGTRVELTLEGLADPLAHEHMRTGWQWCLEGIAEQLDAAA, from the coding sequence ATGACCGACGCTCCGCTCCGGTCCTTCGACCTCGAGCGCACCTACCCCGCGCCACCCGAGCGCGTCTGGGGTGCCTTCACCCGCGCGGACCTGCTGCAGCGGTGGGCCTGCCCCGACCCCGAGTGGCGGGTCGCGAGCTGCGAGGTCGACGCCCGCCTCGGCGGGGGCTACCGGCTGCGGTTCGGGCCGCGCCCGGCCGGCGACGCCTACAGCGAGACAGCGACGTTCGCGGTCTTCGAGCCCGTGGAGCGGCTGGTGCTCGACATCGTCACCAGCGGGGACGACATGGACGAGCGGTCCCGCTGCACCGTCCTGCTCCTGCCGGTAGCGGGCGGGACACGGGTGGAGCTCACGCTCGAGGGCCTGGCCGACCCGCTGGCCCACGAGCACATGCGGACGGGCTGGCAGTGGTGCCTGGAGGGCATCGCCGAGCAGCTCGACGCCGCAGCCTGA
- a CDS encoding ArsR/SmtB family transcription factor: MVHRQFAALGDPTRLAIVERLARGPSSAGDLAAPAAMSLPAVLKHVRVLEEAGLVTTVKRGRVRECRLREDALVAVATWTAQQQALWSARLDALGSLLEET; encoded by the coding sequence ATGGTTCACCGTCAGTTCGCGGCCCTCGGTGACCCGACGCGGCTCGCCATCGTCGAGCGGCTCGCCCGCGGGCCCTCCTCCGCGGGAGACCTGGCGGCGCCGGCGGCGATGTCGCTGCCCGCCGTGCTCAAGCACGTGCGCGTGCTCGAGGAGGCGGGGCTGGTGACGACCGTCAAGCGGGGCCGCGTGCGCGAATGCCGGCTGCGTGAGGACGCGCTGGTCGCCGTCGCGACGTGGACCGCACAGCAACAGGCGCTCTGGTCGGCCCGGCTGGACGCCCTCGGCTCCCTCCTGGAGGAGACATGA
- a CDS encoding DUF6069 family protein has protein sequence MTSVDSDPVVADPAPPSTRRPARLAGTGVAATLAAMAATTSTAALARAAGASFRVPEGGEPIPLPGFAVVTGFFSLVGVVMAVAFLRWSGRPDRHFVLAAVSLTAVSLVPPLLSGADGGTVVALVALHLVPAAVVIPTLARSLRRGSAAPPPG, from the coding sequence GTGACCAGCGTCGACAGCGACCCGGTGGTTGCAGACCCGGCACCACCATCGACCAGGCGACCGGCTCGGCTCGCGGGCACCGGTGTGGCCGCCACGCTCGCAGCGATGGCTGCCACCACGTCGACCGCTGCGCTGGCCCGGGCTGCGGGGGCGAGCTTCCGGGTGCCCGAGGGCGGCGAGCCGATCCCGTTGCCCGGGTTCGCAGTGGTGACAGGCTTCTTCTCGCTCGTCGGCGTCGTCATGGCCGTCGCCTTCCTCCGCTGGAGCGGGCGCCCGGACCGGCATTTCGTGCTCGCAGCGGTGTCGCTGACCGCGGTCTCGCTGGTTCCGCCGCTGCTGTCCGGCGCCGATGGCGGCACCGTCGTCGCTCTCGTGGCGCTGCACCTCGTGCCTGCCGCGGTCGTGATCCCGACGCTCGCGCGCAGCCTGCGACGCGGCTCGGCCGCTCCGCCGCCCGGGTGA